A stretch of Pseudomonadota bacterium DNA encodes these proteins:
- the ppdK gene encoding pyruvate, phosphate dikinase — protein MKTAAAKKTAAADKLVYTFGDGHAEGSVAMKNQLGGKGANLADMCALGLPVPPGFTLTTDVCVAYYAAQKNFPETLAEQVEAGVRTIEQEVGRAFGDAKNPLLVSVRSGARASMPGMMDTILNLGLNDETVEGLALKTGNARFAYDSYRRFIQMYADVVLGVDHDVFEDLLDLMKNERDFSQDTDLTADDLKELVAQYKERVAATLKRPFPQDVNEQLWGAIRAVMDSWMNPRACTYRALHDIPADWGTAVNIQSMVFGNMGDDCATGVAFTRNPSTGEKLFYGEFLVNAQGEDVVAGIRTPQPLTVQGKAEGGDLPSMEEVMPDVYQDLVRIYQKLEAHYRDMQDIEFTVENRKLWMLQTRNGKRTAKASLKIAVDMVQENLITKEEALLRIDPLSLDQLLHPQIDPKAKKQVVAKGLPASPGAASGKVVFTAEDAEIAAGKKEKVILVRIETSPEDIHGMHAAQGILTARGGMTSHAAVVARGMGKCCVSGAGDIRINYARKEFSAGSLTIREGEIITLNGSTGEVMLGEVATMEPNLSGDFSTVMAWADAVRTLHVRANAETPLDAKTARGFGAQGIGLCRTEHMFFDAERIVAVREMIVAESKKAREVALAKLLPYQRKDFIEIFEIMDGLPVTIRLLDPPLHEFLPHSEAEMQEVADASNLPLDAVKYRASQLHEANPMLGHRGCRLGITYPEIYAMQARALFEAVVEVQAQGKKVIPEIMVPLVMTRKELQLMKAIIDQEAQEVMQASGTTIAYQVGTMIELPRAALRAGEIAEFAEFFSFGTNDLTQTTLGISRDDAASFIEHYKKQGVIEQDPFVTLDQDGVGELITLAAERGRATRPGIKLGICGEHGGDPASIHFCQKVGLHYVSCSPYRVPIARLAAAQAAIKAKAAK, from the coding sequence ATGAAAACCGCCGCCGCAAAAAAAACCGCCGCCGCCGACAAACTCGTTTACACGTTCGGTGATGGCCATGCCGAAGGCTCCGTCGCCATGAAAAACCAGCTCGGCGGCAAGGGCGCCAACCTCGCCGATATGTGCGCGCTTGGCCTGCCCGTCCCCCCCGGCTTCACCCTGACGACGGATGTCTGCGTCGCCTATTATGCGGCGCAAAAAAACTTCCCCGAAACCCTCGCCGAGCAGGTCGAAGCCGGTGTGCGCACCATCGAGCAGGAAGTCGGCCGCGCCTTTGGCGACGCAAAAAACCCGCTGCTGGTTTCCGTGCGCTCCGGCGCCCGCGCCTCCATGCCCGGCATGATGGACACCATCCTCAATCTCGGCCTCAACGATGAAACCGTCGAAGGCCTCGCCCTCAAAACCGGCAACGCGCGCTTCGCCTATGATTCCTACCGCCGCTTCATCCAGATGTATGCCGATGTCGTCCTCGGCGTCGATCACGACGTGTTCGAAGACCTGCTCGACCTGATGAAAAACGAGCGCGATTTCTCGCAAGACACCGACCTCACCGCGGATGATCTGAAAGAACTGGTCGCGCAATATAAAGAGCGCGTCGCCGCCACCCTCAAGCGCCCCTTCCCGCAGGATGTGAACGAGCAGCTCTGGGGCGCCATCCGCGCCGTGATGGATAGCTGGATGAACCCGCGCGCCTGCACCTACCGCGCGCTGCACGACATCCCCGCCGATTGGGGCACCGCCGTCAACATCCAGTCGATGGTGTTTGGCAATATGGGCGATGATTGCGCCACTGGCGTCGCCTTCACCCGCAACCCCAGCACCGGCGAAAAACTGTTTTACGGCGAATTCCTCGTCAACGCGCAGGGCGAAGATGTCGTCGCCGGCATCCGCACCCCGCAGCCGCTCACCGTGCAAGGCAAAGCCGAAGGCGGCGACCTGCCAAGCATGGAAGAAGTGATGCCCGACGTCTATCAGGACCTCGTGCGCATCTACCAGAAACTCGAAGCCCATTACCGCGATATGCAGGACATCGAGTTCACCGTCGAGAACCGCAAACTCTGGATGCTGCAGACCCGCAACGGCAAGCGCACCGCCAAGGCCAGCCTCAAAATCGCGGTCGATATGGTGCAGGAAAACCTGATCACCAAAGAAGAAGCCTTGCTGCGCATCGACCCGCTCTCGCTCGATCAATTGCTGCACCCGCAGATCGACCCGAAAGCAAAAAAACAAGTGGTCGCCAAAGGCCTGCCAGCCTCGCCCGGCGCTGCTTCCGGCAAGGTCGTGTTCACTGCGGAGGACGCCGAAATTGCTGCAGGCAAAAAAGAGAAAGTCATTCTCGTACGCATCGAAACCTCGCCGGAAGATATTCACGGCATGCATGCCGCCCAGGGCATTCTCACCGCACGCGGCGGCATGACCAGCCACGCCGCTGTGGTCGCGCGCGGCATGGGCAAATGCTGCGTTTCCGGTGCCGGGGACATCCGCATCAACTACGCCCGCAAGGAATTTTCCGCCGGTTCGCTGACCATCCGCGAAGGCGAAATCATCACCCTCAACGGCTCCACCGGCGAAGTCATGCTTGGCGAAGTCGCCACCATGGAGCCCAATCTCTCGGGTGATTTCTCCACCGTCATGGCCTGGGCGGATGCCGTGCGCACCCTGCATGTGCGCGCCAACGCCGAAACCCCGCTGGATGCAAAAACCGCCCGCGGCTTTGGCGCCCAAGGCATCGGTCTGTGTCGCACCGAGCATATGTTCTTCGATGCCGAACGCATCGTCGCCGTGCGCGAGATGATCGTCGCCGAGAGCAAAAAAGCGCGCGAAGTCGCCCTCGCCAAATTGCTGCCCTACCAGCGCAAGGACTTCATCGAGATTTTCGAGATCATGGACGGCCTGCCCGTCACCATCCGCCTGCTCGATCCGCCGCTGCATGAATTCCTGCCGCACAGCGAAGCCGAAATGCAGGAGGTGGCCGATGCCTCCAACCTGCCGCTGGATGCCGTGAAATACCGCGCCAGCCAGCTGCACGAAGCCAACCCCATGCTCGGCCACCGCGGCTGCCGCCTTGGCATCACCTATCCGGAAATCTACGCCATGCAGGCGCGCGCGCTATTCGAAGCCGTCGTTGAAGTGCAGGCCCAAGGCAAAAAAGTGATCCCGGAAATCATGGTGCCACTCGTCATGACGCGCAAGGAATTGCAGCTGATGAAGGCCATCATCGACCAGGAGGCGCAGGAGGTCATGCAGGCATCCGGCACCACCATCGCCTACCAGGTCGGCACCATGATCGAGCTGCCGCGCGCCGCCCTGCGCGCCGGGGAAATCGCCGAATTCGCCGAGTTCTTCAGCTTCGGCACCAACGATCTGACCCAGACCACGCTTGGCATCTCGCGTGACGATGCGGCAAGCTTCATCGAGCATTACAAAAAACAAGGCGTCATCGAGCAGGATCCCTTCGTCACCCTCGATCAGGACGGCGTCGGCGAGCTGATTACCCTTGCCGCCGAACGTGGCCGTGCCACCCGCCCGGGTATCAAGCTTGGCATCTGCGGCGAGCATGGCGGCGACCCCGCCTCCATCCATTTCTGCCAGAAAGTCGGGCTGCATTACGTCAGCTGCTCGCCCTACCGCGTACCGATCGCCCGCCTGGCCGCCGCCCAAGCCGCGATCAAAGCCAAGGCTGCAAAATAA
- the rnhA gene encoding ribonuclease HI, translating into MDSKRKKVTIYTDGACSGNPGPGGWAALLMFGETKREISGGEPNTTNNRMELQATIEGLKLLKEPCDVAIFTDSKYVLQGFTEWLPGWKRKGWKTADNKPVKNVDLWQALVENAAQHKITWQWVKGHSGDKHNDRVDALAVAQAQKGKTA; encoded by the coding sequence ATGGACTCTAAGCGCAAAAAAGTGACGATCTATACGGACGGCGCATGCTCGGGAAACCCGGGCCCCGGCGGCTGGGCGGCGTTATTGATGTTCGGCGAAACCAAACGCGAGATCAGCGGCGGCGAGCCCAATACGACGAATAACCGGATGGAATTGCAGGCGACGATCGAGGGGCTGAAACTGCTCAAAGAGCCGTGCGATGTGGCGATTTTTACGGACAGTAAATATGTGCTGCAAGGCTTCACTGAATGGCTGCCCGGCTGGAAAAGAAAAGGCTGGAAAACAGCCGACAATAAGCCGGTAAAAAATGTCGATTTATGGCAAGCACTGGTCGAAAATGCTGCGCAGCATAAAATCACCTGGCAATGGGTCAAAGGCCATAGCGGCGACAAACATAACGACCGGGTGGATGCGCTGGCGGTGGCACAGGCGCAAAAAGGCAAGACCGCCTAA
- a CDS encoding homoserine kinase produces the protein MAVYTQWSNEKIAALLERSYGLAPLACAQGIAQGVENSNYLLTVGAGAAETNYILTLYEKRVNPADLPFFLELMQHVARGGVACPQPIVRRDGALFGIEHGKQAALVSFLHGQSRTQFAAPQVAAVGETLGAFHCAAAGFAGQRANTLSLAGWQGIYAKLAGRLDEIEPGLEALVHDELDYLAQHMPQLRGLPAGVIHADLFPDNVFFEGDAVSGIIDFYFACVDALAYDVAIALNAWCFDPQHHFSADCSRALLSAYQKKRVFAAAEVAAFPTLLRGAAMRFLLTRAHDWLHQDPAALVRPHDPREYAAKLRFHQQVKAPGDYGL, from the coding sequence ATGGCTGTCTATACGCAATGGAGTAATGAGAAGATCGCGGCGCTGCTGGAGCGATCCTACGGGCTGGCACCGCTTGCCTGCGCGCAAGGGATTGCGCAGGGTGTGGAGAATAGCAATTACCTGCTGACGGTCGGCGCGGGCGCGGCGGAAACGAACTATATCCTGACGCTTTACGAGAAGCGGGTGAACCCGGCGGACCTGCCGTTTTTTCTGGAATTGATGCAGCATGTGGCGCGTGGTGGCGTGGCCTGTCCGCAGCCGATTGTGCGCCGCGATGGGGCGCTGTTTGGTATCGAGCATGGCAAGCAGGCGGCGCTGGTGAGCTTCCTGCATGGACAGAGCCGCACGCAATTTGCTGCACCGCAGGTGGCGGCGGTGGGCGAGACGCTTGGTGCATTTCATTGTGCGGCAGCGGGCTTTGCGGGGCAGCGCGCCAACACGCTGTCGCTGGCCGGGTGGCAGGGAATCTATGCGAAACTGGCCGGGCGGCTTGATGAGATTGAGCCCGGGCTGGAGGCACTGGTGCATGATGAGCTGGATTATCTGGCGCAGCATATGCCACAGTTGCGGGGCTTGCCGGCGGGCGTGATCCATGCGGATTTATTTCCAGACAACGTGTTTTTTGAAGGCGATGCGGTCAGCGGCATCATCGATTTTTATTTCGCCTGTGTGGATGCGCTGGCCTACGATGTGGCGATTGCGCTCAATGCCTGGTGCTTCGATCCGCAGCATCATTTTAGCGCTGATTGCTCGCGCGCGTTGCTTTCAGCCTACCAGAAAAAGCGTGTTTTTGCTGCAGCGGAAGTTGCAGCATTTCCCACCTTGCTGCGCGGTGCAGCGATGCGGTTTTTGCTGACCCGCGCGCATGACTGGTTGCACCAGGATCCGGCCGCGCTGGTGCGCCCGCATGACCCGCGCGAATATGCAGCAAAATTACGCTTCCACCAGCAAGTAAAGGCCCCGGGCGATTATGGACTCTAA
- a CDS encoding polymer-forming cytoskeletal protein, whose product MFRRREDGSEELINENGTPIEATTATAVSAPVAPTAPTAPTAPTAPVAVKPTAPVAPTQPSSPSFRPVPPQAAMVAANRTPMPSAPSQPASVPSEPARAAATPVNRPNAKRVLTVGPDIQMKGEITSCDRVVIEGIVDATMRDVHTVELAETGSLKGTAEVEDAEISGAFEGDLVVRGKLTIYSSGRVRGNVTYGEIEIQRGGQISGNIRNVADVKNGATGQQKKAA is encoded by the coding sequence ATGTTTCGCCGTAGGGAAGATGGGTCTGAAGAGCTGATTAACGAAAACGGTACGCCAATCGAGGCAACGACCGCCACGGCCGTAAGCGCACCGGTTGCGCCCACCGCGCCGACGGCACCAACCGCTCCCACCGCCCCCGTTGCTGTCAAGCCAACGGCACCGGTTGCACCAACCCAGCCTTCGTCGCCAAGCTTCCGCCCGGTGCCACCGCAAGCAGCCATGGTCGCCGCGAACCGCACGCCGATGCCAAGCGCCCCAAGCCAGCCTGCCAGCGTGCCAAGTGAGCCCGCGCGCGCTGCCGCCACCCCGGTCAACCGCCCGAACGCGAAACGCGTTCTCACCGTTGGCCCGGACATCCAGATGAAAGGCGAAATCACCAGCTGTGACCGCGTCGTCATCGAAGGCATTGTCGACGCCACCATGCGTGACGTCCACACCGTCGAACTTGCTGAAACCGGCTCGCTGAAAGGCACCGCGGAAGTGGAAGATGCCGAGATTTCCGGCGCGTTCGAGGGCGACCTGGTCGTGCGCGGCAAGCTCACCATCTATTCGTCCGGCCGCGTGCGTGGCAACGTGACCTATGGTGAAATCGAAATCCAACGTGGCGGCCAAATCTCGGGCAACATCCGCAACGTTGCCGACGTGAAAAACGGTGCTACCGGCCAACAGAAAAAAGCGGCCTAA
- the nth gene encoding endonuclease III, producing the protein MAKKLSAPAVNAMFATFAAANPHPKTELEAPNPFTLLVAIVLSAQATDVGVNKATKALFMVADTPEAMLALGEGGLKQYIKTIGLFNAKAANVMALCQRLLTTYGGQVPTTREALETLPGVGRKTANVWLNCVLGVPTIGVDTHVFRVANRLGLCNTTNPLATELALEKAIPARWKQHAHHWLILHGRYCCKARRPECFRCPVVQWCGYKAKTSA; encoded by the coding sequence ATGGCAAAGAAACTCTCGGCCCCGGCGGTGAATGCGATGTTTGCGACGTTCGCAGCCGCCAACCCGCACCCGAAAACCGAGCTCGAGGCGCCCAACCCGTTCACCCTGCTGGTGGCGATTGTGCTGTCGGCGCAGGCGACGGATGTGGGGGTGAACAAGGCGACCAAGGCGCTGTTTATGGTTGCCGATACGCCCGAAGCGATGCTGGCGCTGGGCGAGGGCGGGTTGAAGCAGTATATCAAGACCATCGGGCTGTTTAATGCCAAAGCGGCCAATGTGATGGCGCTGTGCCAGCGGCTGCTCACCACCTATGGCGGGCAGGTGCCAACCACGCGCGAGGCGCTGGAGACGTTGCCCGGGGTGGGCCGCAAAACGGCGAATGTGTGGCTGAATTGCGTGCTGGGTGTGCCGACGATTGGGGTCGATACGCATGTGTTCCGCGTCGCTAACCGGCTGGGGCTGTGCAACACGACCAATCCGCTGGCGACAGAGCTGGCGCTCGAAAAAGCGATTCCCGCGCGCTGGAAGCAGCATGCGCATCATTGGTTGATTTTGCATGGGCGCTATTGCTGCAAGGCGCGCCGGCCTGAATGTTTCCGCTGCCCGGTGGTGCAATGGTGCGGCTATAAAGCGAAAACCAGCGCATAA
- a CDS encoding peptidoglycan-binding domain-containing protein, with the protein MKKKLLMAALLLSLPGAAMAQPRDAVGGADSTTQTIHHCGFLPTSSGRYTDSPVTVRIIEQKLVALGYGPTTNTGRYSKGDRLAVIAFQRDHGLQADGIVGPITARTLAFVSHPSANVRRCSRKISGIR; encoded by the coding sequence ATGAAGAAAAAACTCCTGATGGCAGCACTGCTGCTTAGCCTGCCCGGCGCCGCCATGGCCCAACCGCGCGATGCGGTGGGCGGCGCGGATAGTACCACCCAAACGATCCATCATTGCGGCTTCCTGCCCACCAGCAGCGGCCGCTATACGGACTCGCCCGTTACCGTACGCATTATCGAGCAAAAACTGGTAGCGCTGGGCTATGGCCCCACCACCAACACCGGCCGCTACAGCAAAGGCGACAGGCTCGCCGTCATCGCCTTCCAGCGCGACCATGGGCTGCAGGCGGATGGCATTGTCGGCCCCATCACCGCCCGCACACTGGCATTTGTAAGCCACCCCAGCGCAAACGTGCGCCGCTGCTCCCGCAAAATTTCGGGCATTCGCTAG